CAGATTCTCCACACCATGTGTGAACAACCTTTGTCGAGTGATCCCTTTCTCGGCAAGAGATGCCAGCGCTGCATTTCGCTCACCTGCAGGTATCGTGTACTTGGTCACGGCATTTTCGGCGTCAGACACGTCCAATTCCCTACCACCCTCTATCCTGAACCCAGGGACATTGATTGCGGCTTCATGGTCGGCAAATATGTATGAATCAAGACAAGGGTTGGAGGAGACCTTCTCCACGCACAGCGTGTATTCGGATCGTTGCCTCCCGTGCCTGGTACTCGTCCCCAAGAGTTGCGGACCGATGCCTAATGCACGTACCTCGCTGGTATCCGGAGACTCGCCGATCCATCCCGTGGATTCCCGGAACGTGTGTACCGCGACCTCTTGCGCGCACAGATCGCACGATTCGAACGCGAAGAACGCAGCCACATAGGGGGAACGCGTCCAATCCAGAAATGGCGAAGGAAACCCATGATGACGAAGATAGGCCATGAAGGACAACACCGCAGCGGCGGAGTTGCCCTCTCGAAGCGAGTAGATGTTCGGCAGTCCTACTCGCATGAGACG
This genomic stretch from Anaerobaca lacustris harbors:
- a CDS encoding FRG domain-containing protein; translation: MGFMRTVSLDGWSHFVTTARYLKRETGSLRCQRELSVSDTVFRGHRDAAWHLQTTLDRERPGMSLRQYFDIMARILPCIERHSKRQWPDAEKAIRRLMRVGLPNIYSLREGNSAAAVLSFMAYLRHHGFPSPFLDWTRSPYVAAFFAFESCDLCAQEVAVHTFRESTGWIGESPDTSEVRALGIGPQLLGTSTRHGRQRSEYTLCVEKVSSNPCLDSYIFADHEAAINVPGFRIEGGRELDVSDAENAVTKYTIPAGERNAALASLAEKGITRQRLFTHGVENL